Genomic DNA from Heteronotia binoei isolate CCM8104 ecotype False Entrance Well chromosome 8, APGP_CSIRO_Hbin_v1, whole genome shotgun sequence:
AGGGTCTCCTACAGTGTAATCAGACAAAGGGTCCAATGCCAAATCTGAGCCTGAGCCAGAAGATGAGTGAGCCCTCAGAGCCTGCTCTTCCTTGGAATCTGAGTGCCCCATAAGGGGTGAGGAGAAACTGCAGAAGGGTACCAAACTGATGGACCTGCAGTGTCACGATTCCATGAAAAATGATCTAGGTTCCAGAGATACTTTTTGTGACTGCCAGTCACTCCATTTTTTAAGGTCTAGGAGATGGAAAATCATAAGGGTAGCCTTGTCTAGGAGGCAAAGGCATGGAACTGTGCTGTGGCACTGGAGAGGATGGTTCCAAAGGTCAACTAGCTGCTGGAACCATCAATGGGCCCTGGCTAGGCTCTATTTCTCCCTCAGAAAATGAATGAGCTGGGGAGGCATGTGGAGAAGACATTTGTGGTGGGGAGACTTTAGCTTGTTCTGTCAGAACCAAAGATGGTTTGGTAGGAATCAAAGAGCTAATCAATTCTAGGAGCATCTTGGAACTGGAACAATGCTTCTCCCGTTTTGATttggaacaggctttcttaggGGGTTCTAACGTGCAATGTTCAGTCGGACATGTAGGTGATTGGACCTGATGCTTTGGTTCTGTCCCCAGAACCGATGGAACTGAGATGCTTGATGGCAGGCTCGTAAGGTGGGCGGTTCTAGCCGGTGATTTCAAGGGCAAGGACTGGCTGCACTCTGCTGAGGCAGATGCCTTTGCTGCCAGGCTATCAGAGCAGGAAAGCACATTCTCCCATAAGCTTGCTTTTAAGTGTGCTGCTTAATTTGAGCAGGCTTTTGGTGTAAACTGAAGGCAAATCTTGAACATGTCTGTGTTATGGATCTCAAAAAAGCAGAGGAGGTGTTCATCCAAACGGGTAATTTTCATATTACACCgggtacattttaaaaataaatccttCTGTAGCATCTCCCAAAGAAGAGGAAAGAGCCCAGGGACAAGAATATTTTGAGAAAGAACTTTCAATAACCAGAGCTGAAGAGAATATGTCCTCACAACATGGTGGTGAAGAAAGGACTGAGTGAAAGGGGGAGCTCCTCCCCGCAGAGCACGTGACCATTAGATGGGAAGGAGGCCTCTAATCAGCTTTACAGGTGAGGGGCTCCCCTTGAGGTGTTCAGAAAATACCAGAACAGCTGTAAGAGAGCCTCCGGTGGTTGGCCTGTGCAAATGCAGTCCCAATGTGGGACTCCACAGAAGATGAACCAAAAATAATCCAAAAGGATCCCGACACAATGCAGGAAGAAAAGGGGCTATGTAGATCTTCTCACATCTACAAAATCAAGCTTTGGTATTTTCAACTAGGAAAGGCCTGTGGACTGTGCACAGAAAGTTAGACACACATTCTGTATCTAATGAGCAATACACTGATTATGCAGAAGAACATGTTATATTCAGCCTCAGGACCCTTACAAttaaggttctttctttctttctttctttctttctttctttctttctttctttctttctttctttctttctttctctctctttctttctttctttcccctcctcagCAAAAACCAATAATAATCCTCAGCAAAAACCAATCCAAATGTTATATTTGGAAACTGCATTACATGAACTGTGAGGAACTGTGTACTAGCGCTAAGAATTCTGTTGAAAGGCAACATGTTGAAAAGTGCTGTTATTTTAAAATAGATAATAAATCAAGCCTTCAGTCAGGAAGTTGTCCAGAGGGAAGCTATAGGATTTACAGACAGAACAACATTCAAATGCCACATAAAATGGCAGATATGGGGCAAAATTTTATCCAGTGCTCAATTTTTTAGCAGAAAATTCTCCATTTCTAAAAATTTGCTTCTTAACAATGAAGAGCAGTCATACGCAAGCATGGCAATTGCAGAGCTGCAGTTAATAGTTTCAGGTGATTATCTCTAGGAACTGTGAAAGAGAGTATGTACATGTTTTATTGATCTGAAAATGGAGGGAAATGACATCCACATataataaactaaataaaaaataaaataatgaattCCCTATGATTTGTTTTGATTTGGCCAGCACAGCCAAAACTAAAGTTCTTATTTCTATGTCTCCTCTCATGGTGGGATAGGACAGATACTGTCATCAACAATCTGATATAGAACTAACAAGTAATGCAAGAATAGTACAGGAACAGAGGTTCCCTCAGTGACTTCCATGGAAAACAGTTACATTTTATAGGAACGAATTAGTGGACAACCGCAGCTCTAACATGTCATGTGCAGTTCTTTGGGGTGCTCTAATTACTGTACAATTCCAAAGcaaaattacacccttctaaacccactgacttcaatgaacGTAGAAGGTTGCAGCTCCACTTCATAACTGCACTAATAGTATGTCAACAGTTTTTAGTGTCTTTGTTCCCCCCTTCAATTAAacaatgtaaaataaataaatgtgatacCGTTTTTAATTTAAATTCCAATAAAACATTTTCGACATGAAGGTTTGCAGTTGCTTGAATATAAAGTTAAACTATACttatttcccccaaaatttaACACTTCAGTTCAAATGTTTGCTGTTATTGTGACTCATGCCTGTTAGGAAGGTGTAttacaaatgaagaaaataaaatatttaaatttttgTTCACAGAATTGGCACCTATTGAGGGCATAAAAATAACTTCCAATGTATATCCCCTGCTCCCCAGAAAATCCACATAACTCACCAAAACATGTTTGGGGCAGCCGTTGAGCTCAGGCAGCTGTGAAGTGAGGCAAGCTAAAGGGCCCAGGGCACAGATAATTGAATCCAGGAGCACTGACAGGCTTCCTGATACAGCCACCATCCCCTAGGAAGCATAAAAGGTAAATGAAAGATCAGTAAAGAAAGCAGTGCAAGTGTCAATCTATTCCCTGTCTGAAGAGTCAGCACATATTCTCTAAGTGGCGTCCTTAAAGGGCTGACAACTTTGTTCTGTACAAGCACATCAGAGCAAGATATGTTGACTGTcagtgaaagaaaaaagaaacaaagagacgggggtggggggagttggcATATTTAAGTCCCTGACAGCTTACAGAGTATTGGGGGAGACAGCTTccaagttgtttattcctttGATTGCCCCAACTTTTCTTTCTTGTAATCAAGTTTATAGCTGAATGCCTATTGTGAAAGCAGGAAATGGTGCCCACCTGTGGACGAAGATGGTGTTTCTTTATATACAGGGGATTCTATATGTATGCACAAAAAATTAAGTTTTTAAATCAGAAAACACTTTCCCACAAATGGCCTGATGAGGAGTATCATAAGGCCCTTAGAATGATGCAAACAGTcatcagggagagggggagaaatgcCTTCATCAGGCCCAAGAAGTTGATAGTGTCCTGGAAAGAGAGGCTGAGCTTTGGGGAGAATTTCATTTAACTTCAACCCACAGCAATTCCTCATAGGATCTCAACTTGTTTGCCTAACAGCAACCTTCACAACTGAGCATCTTCCACAAAGGCAGTAAATGGAGCCTTAGGATTCCAGAAAGCCTGTCCTTAAAGAAAAACCCCACAGGTCTGAGCATGGTTGTTGTTCTTGGAATCCTGACAGTAACCAtcaggtttttggttttttaaggaaaacagagagggaaggggaaatCTGCTGGGCTGAAACAAGACAttgagattcaggtgggcagccatgttggtttgaagcagtagaacagtttctgagttcagtggcacctttaagaccaacaaaagcttattcaagtataagctttcatgtgcatgcatgagagccagattggtgtagtggttaagtgtgcggactcttatctgagagaaccgggtttgattccccactcctccattttgcagctgctggaatggccttgggttagccattgctctcGTAAgagtttccttgaaagggcagcttcagggagagttctctcagtcccacccacctcacagggtgtctgttacgggggaaggagataaaggagattgtaagcagctctgagactgatttagagagaagggcagaatataaatctgtggtcttcttcaaaCAGTTCTTCATTCAAATGGAAGCATTAGCCACCGAACTCAAAATCAGTGCCACTAAGCTCAACATCTGTTCTAAGACATTAAGAGCTTAAAGTGTCCTAAAAAGGGAAATTGGGATGTCCCAAACTTTTCCCCCTCTCACCCCTACAATTTTTTTCTCCTCCTTGCCCCTACAATTCCTGACATGGACAAAGCTTATAAATAAAATAGTTCCATTAGTCAATGAAATCACCTACTTCAGTCTCCTGCAGCCTGTGGCCAATGAGGCTTAGTGATTCTCCCAGCAACTGTAGATGTGCAGCGACATCAATAGGATCTGTTTCAGGAACTTTGACAGGTGAAGAAGGCAATACTACAGTGCTAGATGGGGACTTCTTATGAGGTGAAAGCACGCCTGTTAGAGAAGCTGCAAGTTCCATAATGGAAGAATAGGatgtaaatgaattaaatatCTTATAAGCAAACATCACACACTATATATCTGAAGAGTTTTCTAATGTCCAGTAAAGGAGGTGGCTAGTGCTTGCCTAACCAAAATGCCCAAGTTAATAGTCTTGGTCTGAGGCAACTTACCATGGGGATCATGGTGCACTTTTGAGATCCTAACATGTGTATAACCTACATGAAACTTAGCCCTCTAATTTATGTCACTATTTTATAGGCTTTGGAACAACACTTGGTTGTTACAGATCAAATTAGAGGTTTTGTAACCATTTTAACAAAAGCAGATCAACCCTGcaataagacataaaaatatgtctcaggagaaaaaaaccctccaatTTCTGACTGCAGCTAGACATAAGACTAAGAATCACTTGAATTGGGCTGCTTTTATGCAGTGCAACAATGTGCCCCCACTGTAGAAACAGcagaaaatgaagactgcattcccCATCATTGTGCCATTCACTGCTGGTTCCCACTCCAATGTCACATCAGGCCCCCCTCCTAGGCAAACTACAGTTAAAGTTTCAGCATGGCTCCACCAAAGGCAGGTAAAAAGCCCttaaaggcttttaaaaggagaaaatgtACAGCTAAGTTCTGCCTTAAAAATGAAGAGCTaaattttgcattttctttcatacctccccccccttttaaaaatagcTTAACACCACAATTTTCAAGGCAGAACTTAGCTCTGTCCCTTTCCAGATTGGCTAAAGGTGAAGTGCCAACATGAACACTTCTGCATGCAGTCACCCCACAtttcttcctttgaggttttttccAAATAAGAACAACTTGGGAGTTGTGCTTGGAATGAACATGATGCCATCTGGAAGCTCCAAAATGAATGTGGGGGCATGCTTTGTTCCATGCAGGCGAAAACCCCTGCGTGGAAGCAGGTTTGGATGTTACCTTTCAGCTTAGGGGCACCCTCTGATGAAGTTGCTTTCCTCTTCACTGTTGTAGCTTCAGCTTTATTTTGCTTGTGTTGCAAATACTGAGCCTTCTGCTTCCAAACCTGGAAAGAATAGGgaaataaaacatgttttaaaaatgtCACACCAGCTGTCTTAAAATGAAAGAGGTGGGGAAGATGAACAACTATGAAATGTTTCATAAGCATTTGCCAAATAATACATaatcatgcacacacacacacactactgagAAATGAGGAGTTAATAAATGTGAGCATCGTAGTGGCAACATGCCCAAGGCAACTCATTACATGTGTAATTTTAATGGAAACATCTCGTATTTACCAGCTTGTCCTTCTCTGGCAGCTGTTTCCAAACTTCTGCCAGCTTTTTGCTCAGCTCTCCAAAATCTAGCAGGAAATTAGAGAAGTAACAGATTCAGAACAAAAACAGATTTTCCAGCTTTCATGTGGAATTtggcctgtcttctggtttattACGAGAAATCATCACTACCTTAAAAACAAAACTATTTATGTTGGTGAAAAATGTATCTATGTAGAAGGGACACGGGCGAAGCCTGTTACAGCTCCTTCGATGTGAGGCTGTAATATGTGCTACATTGCCAGGCCTTGGGCAAAAACTGGCATAATCAACAGCCAAGGAATTCTCTGATCTAGAACCTTACATCTGGGAGGGTCCAAAAGCTGAGTGAGAGCCCAATGAACTCATGGAAACTGGTTTCACTCTCATTTTTCAAGATGGTATGAAAGATCAGTTATATATCAAAATGCTCAGGACAATTTTATGGCAAATGGTAACCTAAAATTTAATACTCATGTAATCCCATCAAACCCTGGTTGCCAGAAAACTTTAAGATATTTTTTCTTCCACATGCAAAATTTGTCTGTTCATAACCCCAGCCAAGTGCTCCAGTACTGAAACAAGCCAATGCCAGATAAGAGTGAATGCTGGGCTGTGAATGCACACATAGCAGGCAGTATCAGACTTCAGGAAATGTAATTTTTAATGGTATTCAAAGAGTCCCAAGATGGAATGAACCACAGCTATCTATTTTTCCCTAGTTCACATATCTTAAAAAATTCAGATAAGGGGAAAGAGTGATTTCCACTGGGAGGCAAGAAtctagcattttttaaaagggcaAGACTCCATTCTGGATGTCAGCAAAGTGGTTAATTCCATGTGTGCTTATAGAGACAGTTCCTTTATTTAATCACATTTGGCGTCACCCACCCCATCCTGTATTTGCATACTATCTGTCTGCTGTAGCAATATTCCCAATTTTAATGCTAATAACAGGATTGCCCCAGGCTTCAAAAGAAATCTTTCCCTTAGCTGGTGTCTGTGTTTTGTGATGTATGAAGTGTCATAAGTCTGTGCTAGTATCAGTAAGGGAAAGACTGTACTAACagcattaaaatatttaattgggTTTCCATCAATACTTTTAACTAGGGATAGaactagggagagccagtttggtgtagtggttaagtgtgcggactcttatctgggagaaccgggtttgattccccactcctccacttgcacctgctagcatggccttgggtcagccatagctctggcagaggttgtccttgaaagggcagctgctgtgagagccctctccagccccacccacctcacagggtgtctgttgtgggggaggaaggtaaaggagattgtgagccgctctgagactcttcggagtggagggcgggatataaatccaacatcttcatcttcttcttcatcttcatacaAACCAGCTGGTGAACTACAGTTCATcataaattttggctggttcatggtttgtgaagcaaTATTCGTGAACTaaagaactgccacaaactttcATGAATTTTTATACGGTTTGTGATGGTATGTGAAGagtagaaagcaggagtttagcggagcttccccccactcagctgtttggtttaaatggctggttGGCATTTAAACcccagctttctgctccccacagcttttcatggggagcataaagcaggagtttaaactttaaatggctcacaaaccaatatCAATCCATTCACTCATGAACCAACCTCCTGGTTTGTATTGGTtagtggttcagccatgaaccaaactgcaaaaatgtgattcatgcccattcctagtttCATCCAAGCACAAATTCATTCCAAGTATTTAAAGGCAGTAAAAAGGAATTATAACACACTCTTACAGAGAGTGTTATTACCTATCCCTGGATGTTCAGCAACAATGTTCACTCGATATTCCTTACAGAATACTTGGTAGGCGGAcatattcttcttctttggctagtcacaaaggaaaaaagaaaataaattatactgatgtatttattttaaaaacagactgtAGCTCCTTTATAAACACCTGGAGAATTTTTTCCTAGGGTTTTTTTCACATGTTAGCTTTTGCCTACTTTTTCTAGATGGAGTGTGTTAGCTGGCTGCTTATATCATGCTGCCTTGGTATATGATGCCTACCAGAGAAAAATGGGCACTTCTCCAGCATGAAATATTTCTGGCTCTCAGCAAGTTTGATTTATATATTACAGTCATAttttgaaagtttttaaaaaataaaacagcagaaaAAGCATTTTTTAACCACTGGCATTTCTTGAAATAAAAAGTGAATTTTAATTATGGGTCAGGGAGTaaagaagaactggctggcctccTAGAAAAACAATTCCATGTACTTAAGTCATCATATGCATGTACCAATCTGTTCAGTAGGTGAtctttaccttttctttttctgatttctctgccttctctttttcttctctcttcttcttcttctcactctGGCCATCTGTGTGAaaaacaggaggtgatggcagaggaggaggaggaggtgggggaggtGGCGGCGGAATGGGAATAGCAAACTGTGGACTGGTTGGAGCAACTGGTAGTGGTGTTGTTACTTCAGCTACCACCAAGGAAGAAGACAGCCCAGAACTCTTCTTAGATTTGGAGTGCTTCTTTTCCTtatgcttctccttctccttctccttgtcttttttctttttacttttcttggatttcttcttcttctttatctcaCGGTATGAGTCATCAATCACCAACTcaccagcctccagctcacctCCAGAGGATGAACCTGATTCCAGCTGTGGCTccagtcctagaagctcaaacTCACTGCTCTGTCCTTCTTGAAAAAGGGGAGTGTCTGGGCCAAAGGTCTCAGTGACTGAAGGGGGATGTGGATCTGGCAGTGGTTTGTGCTTCTTTCTGGATGACTTCATAAAGCTGTGCATATCGTGACTTGGGAGGAACAATCCATGTTCGTCCCGAGATGACTTTTTGGAGGATTTTTTTGTTGCTGGTGGTGCTGCTTGTGGAAAGGGCTCTTCTACTGTgctcccccccttctcctttggtgaaAGGATGAGTTTCATCTTTAAGCCATCAGGTTCACGCAAGGTCAATGTTTCAGTGTTCACATAAGGGGGCTTCATCTTTTTGGACTTGTGTAAGGAACCATCATCCAAGGACAGCTCACTACTGCTCCCACTTGGCTTTTTTTTGTGATGCTCTCTCTTGCCCTCTGAATAACCAGAAGCAGTGAGTGAAGAATGAGATGATTTTTCAGATGTCCTTTTAGAAGACTTAGAGCCCGTTGCCAAGGGCGAGGTGATGGCCTTAAGTAAATCCATGGCAGTATCAGCAGAGGGTGGACTAGACActatttttttcctcttctttgaaGAGGGCTCCAAAGGCAGGGATAAATCAAAAGGGGAAAGATCTGAAAGCACCCAAAGCAGAATGATTAATGGAGATAAATGCATACGCAACTTTAAACATCCCATCACCTACGTATCAGCTGAGAGGCTTCAGGAGGATTTGCAGGGAGTTGGTCCTGGAGCAAATAGCTGCTAATCCCCATCGAGCAGGACGGTTAGCTGTAACTGATTGATCAGTGGGGGTCAATTCTAATTGATGGGGCTAAAAAAATAAGGCCACATTTAGTTTCAGAGATTATTTCAGTTCTGGTATGCTATTACAATAGGGAACAAAGAGAAATAATAAACATAATGACCCATGTCAATTTGggtttgggatggagaaagcattAGTTGTTCTAAGGAAGGATCTCTGTCTACAGATAGATAGAGGCAGTGCCTTCTTCTTAATTCTACTAGATCTGTTTGCAGCTATGAAAACCATGGAAAATTCTATTGGTTAAATCATTTGGAGAGCAGAACAGATGTAAAGGGATTGTCTCTTTGGTGGTTTTAATCAGTTTTGTCCAGCTGGGCACAGGGAATTATTGGTTCTGTATGAGCTGACATGAGGCATCAGGTTCTGTTCTTTCCCTAATGTTATTTTAACATTTATGTTAGACCACAGAATGAGTTCATCTATTATGTTAAATGATCTACATTTCTGCAGTTCTATATTTCACAAACTAAACTTTCAGAAGCAACCTTCTTTATCCTAGGTATTATGGTTAAGTGAGGAAGAAGAAACAAGCCAAAGTCGAATCCCTACAAGATGGAGTTGATGTTGGCTGAAAAACCTACACTACCAACCTTTGATGGAGCAGCTCTCTcttcaggagacactggggctaCATTTGACCCAGCTCAACTGCTGGATAGGCAAGTCACAGACATTCCTAAAAGTGTCCTCATTTAATTTCATCATCTTTGGCTAATCAAacaactggttccctatctcacctccctggacttagctacagtgatccatgcaatggtcacttccaggctaatTACTGTAACTTGAACCtcacctggaaactgcagctagtgcagaatttGGCAGTATGCTTGCTGACAGCAATGTCTGTGCAGGCACATGTTCAGCCAGTGCTCCACCAACTGCACTGTCTGCCAATTGAGTTCAAGGTcatggtattgacctttaaaaccttatatggcctgggaccagcatacctacaGGCCCTTCTCTCCATGTATGTACCCCGGAAAGCCTTGCACTGTGCTGATCAACACCTATTGGTAGTTCCTGGCCTGAAAGATGTCTGCTTGGCCTTGACTGGCCAGGACTTTCTCCACCCTGGCCCCAGCTGGTGGAACACACTCCCATGTGAGATCAGGACCCTATGGAACATGTTACAGTTTAtcagggtctgtaaaatggagctgttccaccaggtctttggctgAGACAGTGGACGTTCAATCCATCTTAGCTTCCCGTGCCCGCAGAAATACATCTTCAGACTAATCATCCTGCAGGGGGCATTAGGGGCTGCCCTGGAGGTTTTGTCTTGTTTGCTGCCATCTTGCTTTGATTATTTGATtattttaacttgtttattattatatgtttttattatttatttatatcctaatTGCTGTGActcatcctgagcccattttcaGGATTGGGTGAGATATGTgactactaaaataaataaatagtgttgGAAGATTAATTTCCCTTCTAAATTCAGCTGATTGAGCTGCACTGATTCATGCTGCTGtaacctcaagactagattacttcAATGTGGTTCACAAGGTCCTGCTCTTAAAGACAGCCTAGAGGCAGCTCATTACAAAACAGCCCATTTTCAAGGCAAAACTAATCATTTCCATCACATTGTGGCCGTTATAATAGTTACATTCCCTGTTAATTTGTTTCCAGGACGTTCAAAGCCTTTCATGGGACTGCATATCTGAAGGAggacctctccctgtatgagcctgTACATGAACACTGCTCCTCCTGCCAGCTTCTTCTCTCTGTGCCCTTCCACCAGAGAGGTTTTGTTTGAGAAGAACTGCTTCAAGGCATTCTGAACTGTTGCTCTAACAGTCTGGAATGAGATACCAGTAGAGGGGATGTCTATCCCATATGTATTCATATGATTCTGAAGAGCTTTCGGCCAACTGTGGTATCTGATTTGACTGCTACCTGTATGGACTTGGTTGTCGGATGTTATTTATTGAGAGAAATGCTGTGCTTTGGCTTATGCTTTTAATTCTTGGGTATGTATACAAGTCCCTGTTTATAACACACCTTGGGCCCATTATGCAGGGAAATTAAAATATGGCTCTTTCAACAATGAGGGTATAAGTTCTGTCATTTAAAATTTAATATCTGAAAAAAATCTCAATATATGCAAATTGATTTATATTCCAGTAGTCAATAAGTTGGTTAGAAGACAAAtgaataaacatccaaaattccttgaagTGATGGACAGCCAAACTTTATCCTTTTTCACACTGGAAATAAATTTTATCATCTTTGTTTAGTTATTTTTTTCTAAGAATGAATCCTTTCTCATCACCTTTTACGCCATGATTCTGCCTTTATTCAGTACAAAAGTGTTATGGGAAACTGTTCTTTTACTTCACCTCTCATGAAGTACCATGCAAAATGACTGAGCCTTAAAAAGAACAACCAAAAACTTGTAAATATTCTCTCTCCGTTCAGGGAGCTGACATGGCTCAGCGGCACATGCCTTGCATGTAGACGGTCCCactttcagtccctggcatctctaccTGAAGGATCTTGGCGCTGGAAAAATCCTTCTTTGCCTGAAAACCCAGACAGCTGCTGCTCCTCTGAGTAGAAGATTACCAAGCCAGATGGACTAATACTCTGACTATATAAGCCAACTTCTAGTCTGCTTTATATTTGTTCCTTGTGGCCTTCACTACAGATGTCCATCCTTACCTCTGTAATAGTGTTCATTGGAGGAGcgcttcctcttcttcttgtgaGACTCTGTCCCTAGTAAGAAGAGGTCACTCTCCTGCCACACAACacagattaaaaagaaaaaagagcaaaGCAATGAGAAGGGAGACTTGCTTCTGATAATATTGTGAAATACACATATGCCACTAAATACGCTTTCTATGAAATAGCATTTCTTTGTGCCAAAACTGAAGATGGTCTGTATATAAACTTTGGAAAATATGCTATCAATAGGCAGCAGAACTTTATCCAACAGAAAATAACCCTAACAGaaggaaacaacaacaaaagtaatCATCTCAGGAGTGATAGCAGAAATTTCAGCTCAAAGGGGAATGCTTTGTGGAAAAGTTTTCAGTGAAACATCCCCAAGGAGCTGAATGAGGTACATCACACCTATGATATATTTTTCAGGCTATCTGCAGAATCAGAAAGGCAGCAATGATATCAGTTTGCATTCTACTAACACTCCAAAGATTATGTAAACAGCCATAAATATATACTTCCAAAATTATCATTCTGTTTCTTATTTGTGAGAGTTTTAGCCATCTTTGCAAGTTCAGCAAATAAGACTTCTGAAAGCTAAACAGGATATAGAAGATCATATCCACCTCCTCCTGCTGATTCTAAAGGGAAAGATTGTTTTACTAAATTTAAAAGGCCCAAAACTTCTCACAATGGCAAAACAGCAAGATTTGTACATTCACCTTCTATGGTCCTGAGAGTCCTATCTTCATCTTGGTTTCAAAAGGATATACTATATAATGTACAGTCAGTATCAAGTAGTTTACATTACTTTAAAAGATTAGAGGATGTCACATCCATAAGCCATGACAGCTAAACGAAACTTCTAATAAGCAATATATTCCTGAGCAGCAGCAACTGGGACCAAATAGCAGGAAGTGAGGATTTCCATACTGGCCTATATGCAAGCCTCCAGAGGCATCAGGTTGGGTATAGTTGGAGAGAGAATGCTAGACACAACCACTCTTGAACTGATTCAGCAATGCAGTTATCAGTTCCAGTTCATTCTGTTTGATCTGTTTTATCTAATGGCAGAAGCTGAATCCCTTCACTAATAAATAATCAAAGCTGAATCTAACCTGCATTCATTTTTGTCTATTAATAACTgtattattttaaagaaaataatatGCATGTATATAAGGAAAAAGCACTGCATAatgcatgttttttaaaa
This window encodes:
- the HMGXB4 gene encoding HMG domain-containing protein 4 isoform X1, whose amino-acid sequence is MRQNTPWQQHLASPVQCKATREAPAEGETDASTPASPEQGKANSGTQGKTEGSVQISQALHKTLSCRRERGKEPRRGNTFPGPCRTVMAYDDSKKKEDCLESDQADGVGLVAGRTQREKKRSYKDLLREEEEIAAQVRKNSKKKLKESDLFLLGTESHKKKRKRSSNEHYYRDLSPFDLSLPLEPSSKKRKKIVSSPPSADTAMDLLKAITSPLATGSKSSKRTSEKSSHSSLTASGYSEGKREHHKKKPSGSSSELSLDDGSLHKSKKMKPPYVNTETLTLREPDGLKMKLILSPKEKGGSTVEEPFPQAAPPATKKSSKKSSRDEHGLFLPSHDMHSFMKSSRKKHKPLPDPHPPSVTETFGPDTPLFQEGQSSEFELLGLEPQLESGSSSGGELEAGELVIDDSYREIKKKKKSKKSKKKKDKEKEKEKHKEKKHSKSKKSSGLSSSLVVAEVTTPLPVAPTSPQFAIPIPPPPPPPPPPPLPSPPVFHTDGQSEKKKKREEKEKAEKSEKEKPKKKNMSAYQVFCKEYRVNIVAEHPGIDFGELSKKLAEVWKQLPEKDKLVWKQKAQYLQHKQNKAEATTVKRKATSSEGAPKLKASLTGVLSPHKKSPSSTVVLPSSPVKVPETDPIDVAAHLQLLGESLSLIGHRLQETEGMVAVSGSLSVLLDSIICALGPLACLTSQLPELNGCPKHVLANTLDNIAYIMPGL
- the HMGXB4 gene encoding HMG domain-containing protein 4 isoform X2; this encodes MAYDDSKKKEDCLESDQADGVGLVAGRTQREKKRSYKDLLREEEEIAAQVRKNSKKKLKESDLFLLGTESHKKKRKRSSNEHYYRDLSPFDLSLPLEPSSKKRKKIVSSPPSADTAMDLLKAITSPLATGSKSSKRTSEKSSHSSLTASGYSEGKREHHKKKPSGSSSELSLDDGSLHKSKKMKPPYVNTETLTLREPDGLKMKLILSPKEKGGSTVEEPFPQAAPPATKKSSKKSSRDEHGLFLPSHDMHSFMKSSRKKHKPLPDPHPPSVTETFGPDTPLFQEGQSSEFELLGLEPQLESGSSSGGELEAGELVIDDSYREIKKKKKSKKSKKKKDKEKEKEKHKEKKHSKSKKSSGLSSSLVVAEVTTPLPVAPTSPQFAIPIPPPPPPPPPPPLPSPPVFHTDGQSEKKKKREEKEKAEKSEKEKPKKKNMSAYQVFCKEYRVNIVAEHPGIDFGELSKKLAEVWKQLPEKDKLVWKQKAQYLQHKQNKAEATTVKRKATSSEGAPKLKASLTGVLSPHKKSPSSTVVLPSSPVKVPETDPIDVAAHLQLLGESLSLIGHRLQETEGMVAVSGSLSVLLDSIICALGPLACLTSQLPELNGCPKHVLVSYVDFLGSRGYTLEVIFMPSIGANSVNKNLNILFSSFVIHLPNRHESQ